A section of the Pseudanabaena mucicola str. Chao 1806 genome encodes:
- a CDS encoding transposase — protein sequence MESIVKHAQRLVYSLLSFMPSVYQKASLNAILGLFLEAQGHPLPQHTQVKSASSLSRFLNHYNWSTRSVIRITRQIILEQIAQHRPYKGSPLKILIDLTTLTKCGKFLHLNTSTADGSAPWVRMLNGKRGLHLVLLYLVYGEWRIPWSFRVWRGKGYASPSDLACKLLGTVPKRLTQGRKVIVLADTEFCTVKFLNTVRAKAWRVVVGIRCNRKLQDGRSVKQLYRHGKRGQQVLLEGLSTTFTISWFWLKRADSKRELRFVISSHPYSGAYLVMLGRKRWAIEGFFKTIKHRFGLHCFGQSTKLGVFRWLILSLIAYLLAHWSTQWSPPPVLDWKAASDLTLSVLFPSVLWLKLLRYIRINADIAARYGFKIVLKPIPT from the coding sequence ATGGAAAGCATCGTTAAGCACGCCCAAAGGTTAGTTTATAGCCTTCTGAGCTTTATGCCTAGTGTGTATCAAAAAGCCAGTCTGAATGCGATATTGGGACTATTTCTCGAAGCGCAGGGACATCCTTTACCTCAACATACGCAAGTAAAATCAGCCAGTTCGTTAAGTCGGTTTCTAAATCACTATAACTGGTCTACGCGGTCAGTGATTCGGATAACCCGTCAGATCATCTTAGAGCAAATCGCTCAGCATCGACCATACAAAGGGAGTCCATTGAAGATCTTGATTGACTTGACCACATTGACAAAATGCGGCAAGTTTTTGCATCTAAATACCTCGACGGCTGACGGCTCAGCCCCATGGGTAAGGATGCTCAACGGTAAGCGAGGACTTCATCTAGTCTTACTTTATCTAGTCTACGGTGAGTGGCGAATACCATGGAGTTTTAGAGTGTGGCGCGGCAAGGGATATGCGAGTCCATCAGACTTAGCTTGTAAATTGTTGGGAACAGTGCCAAAGCGATTAACCCAAGGCAGGAAAGTAATTGTTCTTGCTGATACTGAGTTTTGCACAGTCAAGTTTTTAAATACAGTCCGAGCAAAGGCTTGGCGAGTTGTTGTGGGCATACGCTGCAATCGTAAGCTTCAAGATGGGCGTTCGGTCAAACAACTTTATCGTCATGGCAAACGGGGGCAACAAGTTTTACTCGAAGGGCTAAGTACCACATTTACCATCTCTTGGTTCTGGCTCAAAAGAGCTGATAGCAAACGAGAGTTACGCTTTGTGATTTCTTCTCATCCTTATTCGGGTGCTTATCTGGTGATGTTGGGTCGTAAGCGTTGGGCGATTGAGGGATTTTTCAAAACCATTAAACATCGCTTTGGTTTACATTGTTTTGGGCAGTCTACAAAACTTGGAGTTTTTCGTTGGCTAATTCTATCTCTGATTGCTTATCTTTTGGCTCACTGGAGTACTCAATGGTCGCCACCTCCTGTCTTGGACTGGAAGGCTGCCTCTGATTTGACACTTTCTGTTTTATTCCCTTCTGTCCTTTGGTTAAAACTCCTCCGATACATCCGAATTAATGCTGATATTGCTGCTCGTTATGGTTTTAAAATTGTTCTCAAACCCATTCCTACTTAA
- a CDS encoding Uma2 family endonuclease, giving the protein MVNTTTAPKAEIVSDRWVKATWDEFQTLSEDPAYAERARFYYDHDTMRIEMATNGSLHGRNNSVVYDVISLYAIAKNMRILKLTNTSFRKTGLQECQPDCSFYIGDSFLLPPQNNSSIDLDSFEIPHLVVEIATTSLNDDLGRKRILYEQLGVKEYWVVNGGESQVYAFEMSGGRSGTIRESQVLEGLSIAIVEEALKRSQAEDDSAIARWLLQTFKI; this is encoded by the coding sequence ATGGTTAATACAACTACGGCTCCTAAAGCTGAGATTGTTAGCGATCGCTGGGTTAAGGCAACTTGGGACGAGTTTCAAACTTTATCTGAAGATCCTGCTTATGCAGAGAGAGCTAGGTTTTATTACGATCACGACACAATGAGGATTGAGATGGCGACTAATGGTTCTTTACATGGGCGCAATAATTCGGTTGTTTATGATGTGATTAGTTTGTATGCGATCGCTAAAAATATGCGTATTCTCAAGCTGACTAATACTAGTTTTCGGAAAACAGGTTTGCAAGAATGCCAGCCTGACTGCTCTTTTTATATTGGCGATAGTTTTTTGTTACCTCCTCAAAATAATAGTTCTATCGATCTTGATAGTTTTGAGATTCCCCATTTAGTGGTAGAAATTGCTACGACATCCCTGAATGATGACTTGGGGCGCAAGCGGATTTTGTATGAGCAGTTGGGAGTAAAGGAATATTGGGTAGTGAATGGCGGCGAGTCACAGGTTTATGCTTTTGAAATGTCAGGGGGGCGTAGTGGCACAATTAGAGAGTCACAGGTTTTAGAGGGTTTGAGTATTGCCATAGTTGAAGAGGCGCTTAAACGCAGTCAAGCTGAAGATGATAGCGCGATCGCTAGATGGCTATTGCAGACTTTTAAGATTTAA
- a CDS encoding DNA phosphorothioation-associated protein 4 produces MSIRRVYIAEDKAELVRSLRSAENPTAPFQTYADVMTFAAVLGAKRGKKIPLGKTSRKEPDPIPQDQFLARGYEPVINLIAIAHTKDPKSLALDEESGNIRVQIFEEYANGGLEVLQNTLQGSVDYTDAILLMLLAEKDQESLEDFDLSRFL; encoded by the coding sequence ATGAGCATTCGTAGAGTTTATATTGCTGAAGACAAAGCTGAATTAGTACGGTCTTTAAGATCAGCCGAAAACCCCACTGCGCCATTTCAGACCTATGCTGACGTGATGACTTTTGCGGCTGTCCTTGGGGCTAAACGAGGAAAAAAGATTCCTCTTGGTAAAACATCCAGAAAAGAACCTGATCCTATTCCTCAAGATCAGTTTTTAGCTAGAGGCTATGAGCCTGTAATCAATTTAATAGCGATCGCCCATACCAAAGATCCTAAAAGCCTTGCCCTTGACGAAGAATCTGGAAATATCCGCGTTCAAATCTTTGAAGAATATGCCAATGGAGGGCTTGAAGTTTTACAGAACACTTTACAAGGAAGTGTGGATTATACAGATGCAATTTTGTTGATGCTGCTAGCGGAAAAAGATCAAGAATCTTTGGAGGATTTCGATTTGAGTAGATTTCTATGA
- a CDS encoding HNH endonuclease, whose translation MSKDLLYYSKKFAKLRVDRVRGIAPHKPILLLSAIALIQQGIIRQNRIFLSPELIATFLKYWSFLGSESHRADIAQPFFHLQSEDFWHLKAKAGFEPVINSKVKIKTLNGLRDSVQYAYFDDELFELIQNLLSRNSLIDILVNTWFSDKSSQIEQLFQINSFQEFQDRLREKGGAVYSVDEVEDESKLIVRDAAFRRIVVSAYEYRCAFCELQVLNSLNQHIVDGAHIKPFSQFRDDRFDNGLSLCKNHHWAFDRGWFTVDDDYRIVVSNDLREESPHAQTMRDFHGQNIILPAQQSYLPRIEALRWHRENVFSQGDQLFLEY comes from the coding sequence ATGAGCAAAGATTTACTGTACTATTCCAAAAAGTTTGCGAAGTTGCGTGTAGACCGTGTGCGGGGAATTGCACCACATAAACCAATATTGCTTTTATCTGCGATCGCGCTAATCCAACAGGGAATAATCAGACAAAACCGAATATTTCTATCACCTGAATTAATCGCCACCTTTCTCAAATATTGGAGCTTTTTGGGTTCAGAATCGCATCGTGCAGATATTGCTCAGCCGTTCTTCCATCTTCAAAGTGAAGATTTCTGGCATCTCAAAGCAAAGGCTGGATTTGAACCTGTAATTAACTCTAAAGTGAAAATTAAGACCTTGAATGGTTTGAGAGATTCGGTGCAATATGCTTACTTTGATGATGAACTTTTTGAGCTAATTCAGAATCTCTTATCAAGAAATAGTTTGATTGATATCCTTGTAAATACTTGGTTTTCTGATAAATCGTCACAAATTGAACAACTTTTTCAAATCAACTCCTTTCAAGAATTTCAAGATCGCTTACGAGAAAAAGGTGGTGCTGTCTATTCAGTTGATGAAGTAGAAGATGAATCTAAATTAATCGTGCGAGATGCTGCCTTCCGTAGAATAGTTGTCTCTGCTTATGAATATCGATGTGCATTTTGTGAGTTACAGGTTCTCAATTCACTAAATCAACATATTGTCGATGGAGCGCATATTAAGCCGTTCTCACAGTTTCGAGATGATCGCTTTGATAATGGACTTTCACTTTGTAAAAATCATCACTGGGCTTTTGATCGAGGTTGGTTTACCGTTGATGATGATTATAGAATCGTTGTCTCTAACGATCTAAGGGAAGAATCGCCTCACGCCCAGACAATGCGAGATTTTCATGGTCAGAATATCATTTTGCCAGCACAGCAGAGCTATTTACCAAGAATAGAAGCTCTACGTTGGCATCGAGAAAATGTTTTTAGTCAAGGCGATCAACTTTTTCTAGAGTACTAA
- a CDS encoding helix-turn-helix domain-containing protein, producing MGKAGKTLGQVLEKYSISQTNLANTLGVGRSNIYRWINEVRDPNSETVLRIVVALEKINPNAAKEFKNLYMSD from the coding sequence ATGGGTAAAGCAGGTAAAACACTCGGACAAGTTCTTGAAAAATATAGTATTAGCCAAACAAATCTGGCTAATACTCTGGGCGTTGGTCGTTCAAATATTTATCGTTGGATTAATGAGGTGAGAGATCCTAACTCTGAAACGGTTTTGCGAATTGTTGTGGCTCTAGAAAAAATTAATCCCAACGCAGCAAAAGAATTTAAGAATCTGTATATGAGTGATTAG
- a CDS encoding XisI protein, giving the protein MDKVGKYREYVQSLLSRYVSGDVSDDEVEVQLIFDVERDHYQWLNIGWQELTRVYRCVMHFDIKDGKIWLQQNLTDQNPAEELVAMGVERQDIVLGLQPPYKRPYTDYGVA; this is encoded by the coding sequence ATGGATAAAGTAGGTAAATATCGGGAGTATGTGCAAAGTTTGTTGTCTCGGTATGTGAGTGGTGATGTTTCTGATGATGAGGTTGAGGTGCAACTGATTTTTGATGTGGAAAGGGATCATTATCAGTGGCTCAATATTGGCTGGCAAGAGTTAACTCGTGTATATCGATGTGTTATGCATTTTGATATTAAGGATGGCAAGATTTGGCTGCAACAGAATTTAACTGATCAAAATCCTGCGGAGGAGTTAGTTGCTATGGGTGTTGAAAGGCAGGATATTGTGTTGGGTTTACAACCGCCATATAAGCGTCCATATACAGATTATGGAGTTGCTTAA
- a CDS encoding XisH family protein, protein MSAKDLFNEAVRQALQKEQWIITDDPLKFKFGNVNFQVDLGAEKIVAAERAGEKIAVEIKSFLNPSAITDFYSALGQFLSYRLAIEANEPNRTLYLAVPVDVYKTFFQLEFTQVAIQRYQLLLVVYNPVNEEIVKWIK, encoded by the coding sequence ATGTCTGCGAAAGACCTTTTCAATGAAGCTGTCAGACAGGCTCTACAGAAAGAGCAATGGATCATAACTGATGATCCGCTAAAATTTAAGTTTGGCAATGTTAATTTTCAGGTTGATCTTGGTGCAGAAAAAATTGTAGCCGCAGAGAGGGCAGGAGAAAAAATAGCTGTTGAGATTAAAAGCTTCTTAAATCCGTCGGCAATTACAGATTTCTATTCTGCCCTAGGGCAATTTTTGAGTTATCGCCTTGCTATAGAAGCTAATGAACCAAATCGAACTCTTTATCTAGCTGTCCCAGTGGACGTTTATAAAACTTTTTTTCAGCTTGAGTTTACACAGGTTGCTATTCAGCGATATCAGCTTTTGTTAGTTGTCTATAATCCTGTAAATGAGGAGATTGTGAAATGGATAAAGTAG
- a CDS encoding ATP-binding protein, translating to MKKKWFNTAGPCKADIHYMLPASDRLPELEQLIAQENYFVIHAPRQTGKTTAMMALAQELTASGRYTSVMLSLEVGAVFSDDVGAAELAILDEWKQSIRFRLPRELQPQQWLEADAGARIGTNLSNWAEKSSRPLVVFLDEIDALSNETLVSVLRQLRSGFPNRPQGFPQSVALVGMRDVRDYKYASGGGDRLNTSSPFNIKVRSFTLSNFSIAEVRNLYQQHTEATGQIFTEEAIELAFHLTQGQPWLVNAIAKEITEYIAKDPNIPITPELVNQAKEILIQRQDTHLDSLAERLREERVRAIIQPILAGQELPDVPQDDVRYVLDLGLCSNENGLAIANPIYQEVLPRVLAYVTSASMGYIQPIWLTEQGEFVPESLLESFLEFWRQHGEPLFKSTPYPEIAPHLVLMAFLHRVVNGKGTLEREYAIGSGRMDLCLRYGKVTLAMELKVWRDKKPDPLNEGLKQLDKYLSGLNLDTGWLVIFDRREGLPPLSDRTTTESAISPAGRNITVIRG from the coding sequence ATGAAGAAAAAATGGTTTAATACCGCAGGTCCTTGTAAAGCTGACATTCACTATATGCTGCCAGCAAGCGATCGCCTACCAGAGCTAGAGCAGTTAATCGCTCAAGAAAATTACTTCGTCATCCATGCCCCAAGACAGACTGGCAAAACCACCGCCATGATGGCATTAGCACAAGAACTAACCGCTAGTGGTCGATATACATCGGTGATGCTATCTCTTGAAGTTGGTGCAGTCTTTTCAGACGATGTGGGAGCAGCCGAACTCGCTATTTTAGATGAATGGAAGCAATCGATACGGTTTCGTTTGCCTAGAGAATTACAACCGCAGCAATGGTTAGAAGCAGACGCAGGTGCAAGAATTGGCACAAACCTAAGCAACTGGGCAGAAAAATCATCCCGCCCGTTAGTCGTCTTTTTAGATGAAATTGACGCTTTGAGCAATGAAACATTAGTTTCTGTATTAAGGCAATTAAGATCGGGTTTCCCAAATCGTCCGCAGGGATTTCCCCAATCAGTTGCCCTAGTGGGAATGCGAGATGTCCGCGACTATAAATATGCATCAGGAGGCGGCGATCGCCTCAATACCTCAAGTCCCTTTAACATCAAAGTACGTTCCTTCACGCTGAGCAATTTTAGCATTGCAGAAGTGAGAAATCTCTATCAACAACATACAGAAGCGACAGGACAAATATTTACAGAAGAAGCGATAGAGTTAGCATTCCATTTGACACAGGGACAGCCTTGGCTCGTCAATGCGATCGCCAAAGAAATCACCGAATATATCGCCAAAGATCCCAATATTCCAATTACACCTGAACTCGTAAACCAAGCCAAAGAGATTTTGATTCAAAGACAAGATACCCATTTAGACAGCCTAGCCGAGAGATTGCGAGAAGAACGAGTGCGAGCCATCATTCAACCAATCCTTGCAGGGCAAGAATTGCCAGATGTGCCACAGGATGACGTGCGCTATGTTTTGGATTTAGGTTTATGTAGCAATGAGAATGGATTAGCGATCGCCAATCCCATTTATCAAGAGGTACTGCCCAGAGTGCTTGCCTATGTGACATCGGCTTCAATGGGATATATTCAACCAATTTGGCTAACTGAACAGGGAGAATTTGTACCTGAAAGCTTGTTAGAGTCATTCCTAGAATTTTGGCGACAGCATGGAGAACCATTGTTTAAAAGTACCCCATATCCAGAGATTGCACCCCATTTAGTATTGATGGCATTTTTGCATCGGGTGGTCAATGGAAAAGGGACATTAGAACGCGAATATGCGATTGGTTCGGGACGAATGGATTTATGTTTACGCTATGGCAAAGTGACTTTGGCAATGGAGCTAAAAGTATGGCGAGACAAGAAACCAGACCCACTTAATGAAGGTTTAAAGCAATTGGATAAATATCTATCGGGATTGAATTTAGATACAGGTTGGTTAGTGATATTTGATCGCCGTGAGGGTTTGCCACCACTAAGCGATCGGACAACCACTGAGAGCGCAATCAGTCCCGCAGGGCGAAATATTACCGTGATTCGGGGATAA
- a CDS encoding ATP-binding protein: MKKKWFNTAGPCKADIHYMLPASDRLPELVDLIAQENYFVIHAPRQTGKTTAMMSLAQELTASGKYNAVMVSVEVGSAFPDEPEKAEQAILSAWRDAADFWLTDELKPPIHNPNQPPQRIGNFLKVWSEISPRPLVLFIDEIDSLQNQTLITVLRQLRDGFPRRPQGFPQSVALVGMRDVRDYKYASGGGERLNTSSPFNIKVRSFTLSNFSIAEVRNLYQQHTEATGQIFTEEAIELAFHLTQGQPWLVNAIAKEITEYIAKDPNIPITPELVNQAKEILIQRQDTHLDSLAERLREERVRAIIQPILAGQELPDVPQDDVRYVLDLGLCSNENGLAIANPIYQEVLPRVLAYVTSASMGYIQPIWLTEQGEFVPESLLESFLEFWRQHGEPLFKSTPYPEIAPHLVLMAFLHRVVNGKGTLEREYAIGSGRMDLCLRYGKVTLAMELKVWRDKKPDPLNEGLKQLDKYLSGLNLDTGWLVIFDRREGLPPLSDRTTTESAISPAGRNITVIRG; encoded by the coding sequence ATGAAGAAAAAATGGTTTAATACCGCAGGTCCTTGTAAAGCTGACATTCACTATATGCTGCCAGCAAGCGATCGCCTGCCCGAATTAGTTGATTTAATCGCCCAAGAAAATTACTTCGTCATCCATGCTCCAAGACAAACAGGCAAAACCACAGCGATGATGTCACTAGCCCAAGAGCTAACCGCCAGTGGCAAATATAACGCCGTCATGGTGTCAGTGGAAGTAGGGTCAGCCTTTCCCGATGAACCCGAAAAAGCAGAACAAGCGATCCTATCAGCATGGCGAGATGCAGCAGATTTTTGGTTGACAGACGAATTAAAACCACCCATTCATAATCCTAATCAACCTCCACAACGCATCGGTAATTTTTTAAAAGTATGGTCAGAAATTTCACCCCGACCATTAGTTCTATTTATTGACGAAATAGATTCTCTCCAAAATCAAACTTTAATTACAGTATTACGGCAGCTAAGAGATGGCTTTCCTCGTCGTCCACAGGGATTTCCGCAATCAGTTGCCCTAGTGGGAATGCGAGATGTCCGCGACTATAAATATGCATCAGGAGGCGGCGAAAGACTCAATACCTCAAGCCCCTTTAACATCAAAGTACGTTCCTTCACGCTGAGCAATTTTAGCATTGCAGAAGTGAGAAATCTCTATCAACAACATACAGAAGCGACAGGACAAATATTTACAGAAGAAGCGATAGAGTTAGCATTCCATTTGACACAGGGACAGCCTTGGCTCGTCAATGCGATCGCCAAAGAAATCACCGAATATATCGCCAAAGATCCCAATATTCCAATTACACCTGAACTCGTAAACCAAGCCAAAGAGATTTTGATTCAAAGACAAGATACCCATTTAGACAGCCTAGCCGAGAGATTGCGAGAAGAACGAGTGCGAGCCATCATTCAACCAATCCTTGCAGGGCAAGAATTGCCAGATGTGCCACAGGATGACGTGCGCTATGTTTTGGATTTAGGTTTATGTAGCAATGAGAATGGATTAGCGATCGCCAATCCCATTTATCAAGAGGTACTGCCCAGAGTGCTTGCCTATGTGACATCGGCTTCAATGGGATATATTCAACCAATTTGGCTAACTGAACAGGGAGAATTTGTACCTGAAAGCTTGTTAGAGTCATTCCTAGAATTTTGGCGACAGCATGGAGAACCATTGTTTAAAAGTACCCCATATCCAGAGATTGCACCCCATTTAGTATTGATGGCATTTTTGCATCGGGTGGTCAATGGAAAAGGGACATTAGAACGCGAATATGCGATTGGTTCGGGACGAATGGATTTATGTTTACGCTATGGCAAAGTGACTTTGGCAATGGAGCTAAAAGTATGGCGAGACAAGAAACCAGACCCACTTAATGAAGGTTTAAAGCAATTGGATAAATATCTATCGGGATTGAATTTAGATACAGGTTGGTTAGTGATATTTGATCGCCGTGAGGGTTTGCCACCACTAAGCGATCGGACAACCACTGAGAGCGCAATCAGTCCCGCAGGGCGAAATATTACCGTGATTCGGGGATAA
- a CDS encoding ATP-binding protein, producing MKKKWFNTAGPCKADIHYMLPASDRLPELVDLIAQENYFVIHAPRQTGKTTAMMSLAQELTASGKYNAVMVSVEVGSAFPDEPEKAEQAILSAWRDAADFWLTDELKPPIHNPNQPPQRIGNFLKVWSEISPRPLVLFIDEIDSLQNQTLITVLRQLRDGFPRRPQGFPQSVALVGMRDVRDYKYASGGGERLNTSSPFNIKVRSFTLSNFSIAEVRNLYQQHTEATGQIFTEEAIELAFHLTQGQPWLVNAIAKEITEYIAKDPNIPITPELVNQAKEILIQRQDTHLDSLAERLREDRVRVIMQPILSGQELVNTPEDDLRYVLDLGLCNRDSRGGIQIANPIYREIIPKVLASITIASLTSISPTWLDANGKLDAQALLDSFIDFWRQHGEPLFKSTPYPKIAPHLVLMAFLHRVVNGGGSLEREYAVGSGRMDICLRYGELTLGMELKVWRDRKPDPLNEGLKQLDKYLSGLNLDTGWLVIFDRREGLPPLSDRTTTESAISPAGRDITVIRG from the coding sequence ATGAAGAAAAAATGGTTTAATACCGCAGGTCCTTGTAAAGCTGACATTCACTATATGCTGCCAGCAAGCGATCGCCTGCCCGAATTAGTTGATTTAATCGCCCAAGAAAATTACTTCGTCATCCATGCTCCAAGACAAACAGGCAAAACCACAGCGATGATGTCACTAGCCCAAGAGCTAACCGCCAGTGGCAAATATAACGCCGTCATGGTGTCAGTGGAAGTAGGGTCAGCCTTTCCCGATGAACCCGAAAAAGCAGAACAAGCGATCCTATCAGCATGGCGAGATGCAGCAGATTTTTGGTTGACAGACGAATTAAAACCACCCATTCATAATCCTAATCAACCTCCACAACGCATCGGTAATTTTTTAAAAGTATGGTCAGAAATTTCACCCCGACCATTAGTTCTATTTATTGACGAAATAGATTCTCTCCAAAATCAAACTTTAATTACAGTATTACGGCAGCTAAGAGATGGCTTTCCTCGTCGTCCACAGGGATTTCCGCAATCAGTTGCCCTAGTGGGAATGCGAGATGTCCGCGACTATAAATATGCATCAGGAGGCGGCGAAAGACTCAATACCTCAAGCCCCTTTAACATCAAAGTACGTTCCTTCACGCTGAGCAATTTTAGCATTGCAGAAGTGAGAAATCTCTATCAACAACATACAGAAGCGACAGGACAAATATTTACAGAAGAAGCGATAGAGTTAGCATTCCATTTGACACAGGGACAGCCTTGGCTCGTCAATGCGATCGCCAAAGAAATCACCGAATATATTGCCAAAGATCCCAATATTCCAATTACACCTGAACTCGTAAACCAAGCCAAAGAGATTTTGATTCAAAGACAAGATACCCATTTAGACAGCCTAGCTGAAAGGCTGCGAGAAGATAGAGTAAGGGTGATTATGCAGCCAATTTTATCGGGGCAAGAATTGGTAAATACTCCAGAGGATGATCTGCGTTATGTCTTGGATCTAGGGCTATGTAATCGGGATAGTCGAGGCGGTATCCAGATTGCTAATCCAATCTATCGAGAAATCATTCCCAAAGTATTGGCATCAATCACAATCGCCTCATTAACCTCAATATCACCAACATGGTTAGATGCCAACGGTAAACTAGATGCCCAAGCGCTTTTAGATTCTTTCATCGATTTTTGGCGACAGCATGGAGAGCCTCTATTTAAAAGTACGCCCTATCCAAAAATTGCCCCCCATTTAGTATTAATGGCATTTTTGCATCGGGTCGTCAATGGTGGTGGTAGTTTGGAGCGGGAATATGCAGTTGGCTCAGGACGAATGGACATTTGTTTGCGTTATGGGGAGCTAACTTTGGGAATGGAGCTAAAAGTATGGCGCGATCGCAAACCAGACCCACTTAATGAAGGCTTAAAGCAATTGGATAAATATCTATCGGGGCTGAATTTAGATACAGGTTGGTTAGTGATCTTTGATCGCCGTGAGGGTTTACCACCACTAAGCGATCGGACAACCACTGAGAGCGCGATAAGTCCCGCAGGTCGAGATATTACGGTGATTCGGGGATAA
- the dndC gene encoding DNA phosphorothioation system sulfurtransferase DndC has product MTEPQRTAPQLIEDIKALIIEIQQLYCHDEIPWIIGYSCGKDSTATLQLVWQAIQQLPSDCRTKQIHVITTDTRVENPIVAAWVKRSISNMQAASDEQGLPITANLLFPDVKDTFWVNLIGKGYPAPRNGFRWCTDRLKIKPSNQFVQNVVRAKGEVIIVLGTRKAESSRRSRSMNDHEMGSIGDRIGDSNLTSLLYSGSLPNSLIYSPIADWSNSEVWLYLMQYSNPWGNSNQDLFTMYRGATADNECPLVIDSNTPSCGDSRFGCWVCTLVNKDKSMEAMILNDDEKEWMQPMLDLRNALDSPDDWDKRDFRRMSGNVQLFTHNSDGKQEVKPIPGPYTKTWRENWLRELLKAQTEARKNAPPEMQAIELITQAELSEIRRIWREDKHEFDDALPHIYLEVTGEKFHDINNPNNQSLLGADEWEILARLCGDNAMHLELSTKLLSVEKQHYGKMRRVGIYEALEKCFETSSRSPEEAIQNAHRFKNIKDAAEKGDVDKVRQLALGQPTKPTESEAAEQANPKANSQANSWTSMKFGSPVAEVQS; this is encoded by the coding sequence ATGACCGAACCACAGCGCACTGCACCCCAATTAATCGAAGACATCAAAGCCCTCATAATTGAGATCCAGCAGTTGTATTGCCATGACGAAATTCCTTGGATTATTGGCTATTCATGCGGCAAAGACTCCACCGCCACCCTGCAACTCGTTTGGCAAGCCATCCAACAACTACCAAGCGATTGCCGCACCAAACAGATTCACGTCATCACCACCGACACTCGCGTTGAAAACCCCATCGTAGCTGCATGGGTGAAGCGATCAATATCAAATATGCAAGCTGCCTCAGATGAGCAAGGCTTACCCATCACGGCAAATTTACTATTTCCCGATGTCAAAGACACCTTCTGGGTCAACCTTATCGGCAAAGGCTACCCCGCACCCCGCAACGGCTTTAGATGGTGTACCGATCGCCTCAAGATCAAACCATCTAATCAATTTGTCCAAAACGTTGTCCGCGCTAAAGGCGAAGTAATCATCGTCCTTGGCACACGCAAAGCCGAAAGCTCTAGGCGATCGCGATCAATGAACGATCATGAAATGGGTAGTATTGGCGATCGCATTGGTGACAGCAATCTTACTTCCCTGCTTTATAGCGGGAGCCTCCCCAATTCTTTAATCTATAGCCCCATTGCCGACTGGAGTAACAGCGAAGTATGGCTATACCTCATGCAATATTCCAACCCTTGGGGCAACAGCAATCAAGACCTCTTCACCATGTATCGTGGCGCAACTGCCGACAATGAATGTCCTTTGGTGATCGATAGCAATACGCCTAGCTGTGGTGACTCCCGCTTTGGTTGCTGGGTCTGCACCCTCGTCAACAAAGACAAATCGATGGAAGCGATGATCCTCAATGATGACGAAAAAGAATGGATGCAGCCCATGCTAGATTTGCGAAATGCCCTTGATAGTCCAGATGATTGGGACAAACGCGACTTTCGCCGTATGAGTGGCAACGTGCAGCTATTTACCCACAACAGCGACGGCAAACAAGAAGTCAAGCCGATCCCCGGGCCTTATACCAAAACATGGCGTGAAAATTGGCTGAGGGAATTACTCAAAGCACAAACTGAAGCGCGTAAAAATGCACCTCCTGAAATGCAAGCGATCGAGCTAATCACTCAAGCTGAACTTAGCGAAATTAGGCGGATTTGGCGCGAAGACAAACATGAATTTGATGATGCATTGCCCCATATTTATCTAGAAGTAACGGGCGAAAAATTCCACGATATCAACAATCCCAATAATCAAAGCCTGTTAGGAGCCGATGAATGGGAAATCCTAGCTAGGCTTTGCGGTGATAATGCCATGCACCTCGAACTCTCCACCAAACTGCTCAGCGTTGAAAAGCAGCATTATGGCAAAATGCGCCGCGTTGGTATCTATGAAGCCCTCGAAAAGTGCTTTGAAACCAGTTCGCGATCGCCAGAAGAAGCAATTCAAAACGCCCATCGTTTCAAAAATATCAAAGATGCTGCCGAGAAAGGAGATGTAGATAAAGTGCGTCAACTTGCCCTAGGACAACCAACTAAACCTACCGAATCAGAAGCTGCTGAGCAGGCTAATCCAAAAGCTAATTCACAGGCTAATAGTTGGACATCCATGAAATTTGGTTCCCCAGTCGCAGAGGTACAGTCTTGA